In one Hemiscyllium ocellatum isolate sHemOce1 chromosome 27, sHemOce1.pat.X.cur, whole genome shotgun sequence genomic region, the following are encoded:
- the LOC132828644 gene encoding probable G-protein coupled receptor 139 encodes MAATDLLVIVTIVILNRIAGIYFPSSFLSITPVCSVRSILNFAAIDSSAWLTVAFTFDRFVAISCQKLKIKYCTKKVAARVIGILSVLAFMKNVFLYFQMEPKYIVDNVPWLCSLKTEIYMIPGWIAYDFISSSLTTFLPSVLILLLNALTVRYILMTNKARNRLRAQKNKENQSDPEMEKRRHSIILLFTISGSFILLYLPSLITSIYVRIVKVTYSLGPIYILRQTGYMLQLMSSCVNPFIYAGTQSKFRARLADLFAQPLKIFTFWK; translated from the coding sequence ATGGCAGCGACTGATCTCCTGGTCATTGTCACAATTGTAATATTAAATCGAATTGCTGGGATCTACTTCCCCTCCAGCTTCCTGTCAATCACTCCTGTATGCAGTGTCCGTTCTATCTTAAATTTTGCGGCCATTGACAGTTCTGCCTGGCTGACAGTAGCTTTCACCTTTGACCGCTTTGTAGCCATTTCTTGCCAGAagttgaaaataaaatattgcaccaAGAAGGTAGCTGCACGAGTAATTGGAATCTTGTCTGTGCTAGCTTTCATGAAAAATGTCTTTCTATATTTTCAAATGGAGCCCAAGTACATTGTCGACAATGTACCATGGTTGTGTAgcttaaaaacagaaatttacatGATACCAGGATGGATTGCATATGACTTTATCAGTTCCAGTTTAACAACGTTTCTCCCATCCGTGCTTattttactgctcaatgctctgactgtcagGTATATACTCATGACCAATAAAGCCCGCAACAGACTCCGTGCCCAAAAGAACAAGGAGAACCAAAGTGATCCTGAGATGGAGAAGCGGAGACACTCCATCATTTTGCTCTTTACAATCTCGGGCAGTTTCATCTTGTTATACCTCCCATCATTGATAACGAGCATCTATGTCCGAATTGTGAAAGTTACCTACTCCCTGGGTCCTATTTACATCCTCCGCCAAACTGGATACATGCTTCAGTTGATGAGCTCTTGTGTCAACCCATTTATTTATGCTGGGACCCAGAGTAAATTCCGAGCCAGGTTGGCTGATCTGTTCGCTCAGCCCCTTAAAATATTTACGTTTTGGAAATAA